In the genome of Planococcus donghaensis, the window TTTTTGCCAAGCTGATGATCTTTATGTGTACCATCAACACCGCTGTCATTGATGACAACGCCGATGTTTTTACCCGTAATCGGCATTCCGCCATTAGCAGCTCGGAATTCTGGGTCTTCGCGAACTTGGTCAACGCCTGTTACAGAAGTAGAAGCTTCGTTTTCATATTGAAGCGGTGCGTTGTAGTAAATAGAAAGAATATCTGCTGATTCCGCTAATTTTGTCACTTGCGCCGGTGTTACAGATGCTCCTGCCATTGGTAAGCTTTGAAACAACTGCGCATTTGAAATGCCTAAGCTTTCAAGTACTTGAAGATTGCTATCGCTGTTTTTGAATGTAATGATGACTTCGATCGGTGTGAGTCGATTTTGTAATAAGTTTTGTAGCTTTTGGTCAATGATAACTCCTTCTGCATTCGCTGAAGTTTGGTTTAATGAAAAAGGATTGAATGCAAGACCGAGCGCTAAACAAAAGGTGCTGATGACGATCAATAATCTCTTCATGGTTATCCTCCTAATATTTTCAGAATTTTTCTTCTTCTAATGATTTCATTTTTCATAGATTAACACCATTCACCACGAGGCGTATTTCTACATATACAAAAAGACGTAGCCACCTACTGCTTAAGTAGTAGATGGCTACGTCTTCTGGCTTGTAGACAAACTAGCTATCGGAACAAACTTGTGCCAATAGTTATTCTTTTTGACTTTTTTATTTATAGAGAAACTTCGATATTAGTTGATGAACCTTTTTAGTACATACGCTAGCGATGGCGCGTCTACCCCAAAGCGGTCAGCGCGGTTTTAATAGCTCCATAAATTGTGCAAATAGATTTTATCTACGCCTTGAGAGAACAGTTGCTACCTCAACGGCACTAAATTGTTTTGCACGGCAAAAATAATCGCTTGCGAGCGGCTTTTTACATCAAATTTTTTGAATATGTTGCTGACATGAATTTTGACAGTTTTATCGCTAATATACAGCCGTGTCGCAATATCTTTATTTGATAGTCCTTCAACTAAAACGAGTAATACTTCCATTTCCCGTGGAGTTAAAGTTTTGTCTTCTTGGTTATTTTCTTGCTTGTGCATCGATAGTAATTTTTTCGTCATGCCTGGTGGAATCACCGACTCGCCACTTGCGACTGCGCGAATAGCATCAATCACATCTTTAGAAGGAGAATCTTTTAGCAAGTAACCGTCAGCACCTTCTCGAATGGCTGCCATGAAATATTCATCGTTATTATACATCGTCAAGACGATTACTTTAATCGAAGGATAATTGCTTTTTACCCAACGAGTCAGTTCAATGCCGTTCATTTGTGGCATGTTAATATCCATCATAATAATATCTGGCGAAACGTTTGGCAGCATGTCG includes:
- a CDS encoding response regulator; amino-acid sequence: MIQVLLVDDHAILRDGLKTLIAQEEDMEVVGEATGSTQLIDMLPNVSPDIIMMDINMPQMNGIELTRWVKSNYPSIKVIVLTMYNNDEYFMAAIREGADGYLLKDSPSKDVIDAIRAVASGESVIPPGMTKKLLSMHKQENNQEDKTLTPREMEVLLVLVEGLSNKDIATRLYISDKTVKIHVSNIFKKFDVKSRSQAIIFAVQNNLVPLR